From a region of the Candidatus Jettenia caeni genome:
- a CDS encoding glycyl-tRNA synthase beta subunit, which produces MTDDLLFEIGTEEIPAGYIIPALNQMGALFTERAKKYRLEIRSVYCTGTPRRLALFVEGLPQKQESVTEEVLGPSAAIAFDKAGNPTKAGIGFAKSQGIDTHNLHIKKISKGEYCFATKKIEGQETLYLLPDILGEIINGISFPKSMKWKGNHLFFARPIRSLLAIFGDKVVPVEIDGIKANKYTFGHPFLSGKKIEVPKADGNLYRQLLKQEKVVVDVTERREAVQTKITQLMSPYDASIDNDDLLDEVTNLIEYPNAIECSFDEEFLDIPADVIETAMEEHQRYFPVKKRDGKLLAKFIAVLNRSESSAHTTIRGNERVLKARLSDARFFWKEDKKIQLEKRVEDLKNLSFLEKLGSYYDRTNRIMELSSCIAHTLINVNVLTIEDAALVKRAAFLCKADLLTQMVSEFPSLQGIMGKEYAGWDGEEPAVALAIAEHYMPRYATDNIPASKIGAVVGLSDKFDTISSCFALGLIPTGSQDPYSLRRHAYGIIRILEEHGFTLELKDVLHRSLSLLPLFTKADSDYILHEKLVPDIKGFFKDRLFQINIERGYRYDLVNAALNAGIEFDDIYNFLQRLKAIANISREKWWPELVTVVERTFNIGKKANTTGSVNENLFRDAEEYTLWDMYKKAEADIRKRIDEKKYEEASETYCNIFAKPVHAFFDKVFVNVEDERVRNNRLLLLREINELYSKKIADLSQIIMPS; this is translated from the coding sequence ATGACCGATGATCTACTTTTTGAGATTGGTACTGAAGAGATTCCTGCCGGTTATATTATTCCGGCGCTAAATCAGATGGGAGCCTTATTTACAGAACGGGCAAAAAAATATCGTTTAGAAATACGCTCTGTTTATTGTACGGGCACGCCCAGAAGATTGGCCTTGTTTGTAGAGGGTTTACCACAAAAGCAGGAAAGTGTTACAGAAGAAGTTCTGGGGCCCTCCGCAGCAATTGCGTTTGATAAGGCAGGAAATCCTACAAAGGCAGGCATAGGTTTTGCCAAATCACAAGGTATAGATACCCATAACCTTCACATAAAAAAAATCTCCAAAGGTGAGTATTGTTTTGCAACAAAAAAAATAGAAGGCCAGGAGACGTTATACCTCTTACCGGATATTTTGGGTGAAATTATCAATGGTATTTCATTTCCTAAATCCATGAAATGGAAAGGGAATCATCTGTTTTTTGCCCGTCCCATACGTTCGCTTCTTGCGATCTTTGGGGATAAGGTTGTTCCTGTGGAAATCGATGGAATTAAGGCTAATAAATATACCTTTGGGCATCCTTTTTTATCGGGGAAGAAAATTGAAGTGCCAAAAGCGGATGGTAATTTATACAGACAGTTACTGAAGCAGGAAAAGGTTGTTGTTGATGTTACAGAGCGTCGTGAGGCAGTGCAAACAAAAATAACACAGCTTATGTCGCCGTATGATGCAAGTATTGATAATGACGATTTGTTGGATGAGGTAACGAACCTTATAGAATACCCCAATGCCATAGAATGCAGTTTTGATGAAGAATTCCTTGATATTCCAGCCGATGTTATAGAAACAGCGATGGAAGAGCATCAGAGGTATTTTCCCGTAAAAAAAAGAGATGGGAAATTACTCGCAAAATTTATAGCGGTACTCAATCGCAGTGAGAGCAGCGCTCATACTACTATTCGCGGGAATGAACGTGTGTTGAAAGCGCGTCTTTCAGATGCCAGGTTCTTCTGGAAAGAGGATAAAAAAATTCAACTTGAAAAGCGGGTAGAAGATTTAAAAAACCTTTCTTTCCTTGAGAAATTAGGGAGTTACTATGATAGAACAAACAGGATCATGGAACTTTCCAGTTGCATTGCTCATACATTAATTAATGTTAATGTGTTAACGATAGAAGATGCTGCGTTAGTGAAACGGGCTGCGTTCTTGTGTAAGGCAGATCTTTTAACACAAATGGTATCTGAATTCCCATCGCTGCAAGGAATTATGGGGAAGGAGTATGCCGGGTGGGATGGTGAAGAACCTGCTGTTGCTTTAGCAATTGCAGAGCATTATATGCCTCGTTATGCTACAGACAATATCCCTGCATCAAAGATTGGCGCAGTTGTAGGTTTATCTGATAAGTTTGATACCATATCGAGTTGTTTTGCCCTGGGTTTGATTCCAACAGGCTCACAAGATCCTTATTCCTTAAGAAGACATGCCTACGGTATTATCCGTATTTTGGAAGAACATGGGTTTACCTTAGAACTTAAGGATGTCCTTCATCGGTCTTTATCATTACTTCCTTTGTTCACAAAAGCAGATAGCGATTATATACTACACGAGAAATTAGTTCCTGATATAAAGGGATTTTTTAAGGATAGATTATTCCAGATAAACATAGAAAGAGGATATCGTTATGATTTGGTAAATGCTGCCTTGAATGCAGGGATAGAATTTGATGATATTTATAACTTTTTACAAAGGTTAAAGGCTATAGCAAATATATCTCGGGAAAAATGGTGGCCTGAATTAGTTACCGTGGTAGAAAGGACATTCAACATTGGTAAAAAGGCAAATACCACCGGGTCGGTAAATGAGAATTTGTTTCGGGATGCCGAGGAATATACTTTATGGGATATGTATAAAAAAGCTGAAGCAGATATCAGAAAACGGATAGATGAAAAAAAATACGAGGAAGCCTCTGAGACGTATTGTAATATCTTTGCTAAACCTGTTCATGCCTTCTTTGATAAGGTGTTTGTGAATGTTGAAGACGAAAGAGTGCGTAATAACAGACTGCTGCTCCTCAGGGAGATTAACGAGTTATATTCGAAAAAAATAGCTGATCTTTCCCAAATTATCATGCCCAGTTAA
- a CDS encoding phosphohydrolase produces the protein MSRKYISTLKSGETVEEVFLVLKKEVRETREKKPYLNLQLADKSGFIEARKWDAARQLCDSFHKDEFIKIKGVVETFNNTLQIRINELCPVAEMQVTMGEFIPSTEKDIPGMMNELKQVIKTIQDTYLSRLLNALFSDESFCKIFSTVPAAMQNHHAFLGGLLEHTLSVTKLAISFSNHYPEIKRDLLITGVILHDIGKTRELSCERSFQYTDEGQLTGHLASGIVIIYEKALKIENFPPDLLNILFHLVLSHHGEYEWGSPVKPGIPEAIALHHLDNLDAKIQAATRAIVEHKDTNSLWTDYVKMFERRLYKK, from the coding sequence ATGTCCAGAAAATATATATCAACCCTAAAGAGTGGTGAGACGGTAGAAGAGGTATTTCTTGTATTGAAGAAGGAGGTAAGAGAGACACGGGAAAAAAAACCGTATCTTAATTTACAATTGGCGGACAAGTCCGGCTTTATTGAAGCAAGAAAATGGGATGCAGCACGTCAACTTTGTGATAGCTTCCATAAGGATGAATTTATAAAAATAAAAGGTGTTGTAGAGACCTTTAATAATACCTTGCAAATCCGAATTAACGAACTCTGTCCTGTTGCCGAAATGCAAGTTACCATGGGGGAGTTTATCCCTAGCACTGAAAAAGATATACCAGGTATGATGAACGAGCTCAAACAAGTCATCAAAACGATTCAAGATACGTATCTTTCGAGGCTATTAAATGCCCTTTTTTCAGATGAGTCCTTTTGCAAAATATTTTCCACAGTACCCGCTGCCATGCAAAACCATCATGCATTTTTAGGCGGCTTATTGGAACACACCCTCTCTGTCACTAAACTGGCAATCAGCTTCTCAAACCATTATCCTGAAATAAAAAGGGATTTATTAATTACCGGGGTCATTTTGCACGATATTGGGAAAACACGGGAATTATCCTGTGAACGCAGTTTCCAATATACCGATGAAGGACAGCTTACAGGACACCTCGCATCAGGCATTGTTATAATCTATGAAAAAGCTCTCAAAATAGAAAACTTTCCACCCGATCTGCTCAATATCCTTTTTCATCTTGTCTTAAGCCATCACGGTGAGTATGAATGGGGATCGCCAGTGAAACCCGGTATCCCTGAGGCTATTGCACTCCACCACCTGGATAACCTAGATGCAAAGATACAAGCTGCAACAAGGGCAATAGTCGAGCATAAAGACACCAATAGCCTGTGGACAGATTACGTTAAAATGTTTGAACGCAGGCTTTACAAAAAGTAG
- a CDS encoding lysyl-tRNA synthase — protein MDKFEQERFDKLQKLREKGLDPYGKRYDNTQSIKSITESFVAERDDIQVKTAGRISTMRPHGKTAFLDIKDWTGKIQVYIKLDKVGPEKFEMFKLLDLGDIVGVEGTLFKTRTGEITIYADDVTILSKSLLTPPEKWHGLKDVELRHRQRYVDLFTNSEVMETFLKRIRIMKFIRRFLDDRGFVEVETPMMQSIPGGAVARPFITHHNALDIDLYLRIAPELYLKRLLVGGMERVYEINRNFRNEGISTRHNPEFTMMELYQAYSDYHGMMELTENLITSLVKELYGGYEITFGEQKIDMAPPWHRVTFSELLKEYSGVSLEDESGLIRKSKELGLETQGVDRDTMANNIFEQVVERALINPTFVLDYPTSICPLTKVCEYDHRFAQRFELYISSMEVANSYSELNDAIEQDKRFHEQLGTEADITGKVDEDFLTALKYGMPPAGGLGIGIDRLIMLLTNNVSIREVILFPTLKPK, from the coding sequence ATGGATAAATTCGAACAAGAACGTTTTGATAAACTTCAGAAATTGCGTGAAAAAGGGCTAGATCCCTATGGTAAACGCTACGATAATACACAATCTATAAAATCAATTACAGAAAGCTTTGTAGCCGAACGAGACGATATACAAGTCAAAACTGCCGGGCGTATTTCAACCATGCGTCCGCATGGAAAGACCGCATTCTTAGATATTAAAGATTGGACGGGGAAGATACAGGTTTATATAAAACTCGATAAGGTCGGCCCTGAAAAGTTTGAAATGTTTAAATTGCTGGATCTGGGTGATATCGTAGGGGTGGAAGGTACCCTCTTTAAAACAAGGACCGGAGAAATTACCATATATGCTGATGATGTTACTATCCTGTCAAAATCCTTACTAACACCGCCAGAAAAATGGCATGGACTAAAAGATGTTGAATTAAGACATCGGCAACGGTATGTCGATTTATTTACCAATTCCGAAGTAATGGAAACATTCCTTAAACGTATCAGAATCATGAAATTTATACGAAGATTCTTAGATGATCGTGGTTTTGTAGAAGTAGAGACGCCTATGATGCAATCTATTCCGGGCGGAGCAGTTGCAAGGCCTTTTATTACGCACCATAATGCCCTCGATATCGATCTCTATCTCAGGATTGCCCCGGAACTTTACCTAAAAAGGTTACTTGTGGGCGGGATGGAGCGAGTATATGAAATAAATCGTAACTTCAGAAATGAAGGTATTTCTACACGGCATAATCCCGAATTCACCATGATGGAGTTGTATCAGGCATACAGTGACTATCATGGCATGATGGAGCTTACAGAAAACCTTATAACATCGCTTGTAAAGGAACTGTATGGTGGATATGAGATCACTTTTGGGGAACAAAAGATTGATATGGCACCACCCTGGCACCGCGTTACTTTTTCTGAATTATTGAAAGAATATAGTGGTGTAAGTCTTGAGGATGAATCAGGATTAATAAGGAAATCAAAGGAATTGGGACTTGAGACTCAAGGAGTTGACAGAGATACTATGGCTAACAATATCTTTGAGCAGGTAGTGGAACGAGCTTTAATCAATCCAACTTTTGTATTAGACTATCCAACCTCAATCTGTCCATTAACAAAGGTATGTGAATATGATCATCGTTTTGCCCAACGATTTGAGTTGTACATCTCTTCAATGGAGGTGGCTAATTCATATTCTGAGCTAAACGATGCTATTGAGCAAGATAAGCGATTCCATGAGCAATTGGGAACAGAAGCTGATATTACGGGTAAAGTAGATGAAGATTTTCTCACCGCCTTAAAGTATGGTATGCCTCCGGCCGGCGGTCTTGGAATCGGTATAGACAGGCTTATCATGCTCTTAACAAATAATGTATCTATACGGGAGGTCATTCTTTTCCCAACGCTCAAGCCAAAATAG
- a CDS encoding CoA-substrate-specific enzyme activase: MYTIGIDIGSMSTNGILLNEKKEILSSVIIPTGASSKKAADKTYHQILTENKLSEKDIDYIIATGYGRIKVPFAHEVVTEITCHAKGANYYFPKARTIIDIGGQDSKVIKVDANGNVLDFVMNDKCAAGTGRFLEVMARTLEIDLEDMGGLSLNGKENVSVSSLCTVFAESEVVSLIGADHKAADICRGLHISIAKRITAQVKRIGLEEEIVMTGGVAKNIGVVAELERNLGCKIRISEEPQINGALGAALIALEKARSKVSTSTSVSGNTSTEISIAEFSVEDHNLPKIGYFCSYTPVELIRAAGFHPVRIKGAEKESCAANEVLCGNICPYIKAVVDQKINGNLEDFKGMVFVNSCDGMRRLYDAWIRLDEGKKTFNYILDIPKNTDDAAVYYYANLLKNLKEKLESYFTLKIHHDDINHSISLYNAARERVRLFLQKYWSGYIGQSGYEIFSLLKKGVNVLPEKFNVYLNHVMKQKGDVRDTRDIPRLFIWGSIMENEKIMKVIEDAGAKVVAEDLCNGSRYFDAQISMGNDPIFSIAKRYITRAPCSRMVNIFERINNVLAIMQEKSIHGAIYHTLKFCDHNLLDYPVIKKTFHEKNIPLLHLNCDYTASSEGQIKTRVEAFLEQLTSTPK; the protein is encoded by the coding sequence ATGTATACGATAGGAATCGATATTGGTTCGATGTCGACGAACGGGATTTTGTTAAATGAAAAAAAAGAGATTCTTTCTTCTGTAATTATTCCAACTGGTGCCAGCAGTAAAAAAGCAGCAGATAAAACATATCATCAGATACTTACGGAAAATAAATTATCAGAAAAGGATATTGATTATATTATTGCTACAGGATACGGACGTATAAAAGTACCATTTGCTCATGAAGTTGTAACGGAGATTACCTGCCACGCCAAGGGGGCTAATTATTATTTTCCCAAGGCCCGGACTATTATTGACATCGGGGGGCAGGATAGTAAGGTTATTAAGGTTGATGCAAATGGAAACGTCCTTGATTTTGTTATGAATGATAAGTGTGCTGCAGGAACGGGCCGGTTCCTGGAGGTTATGGCCAGGACATTAGAAATAGATCTGGAAGATATGGGCGGGCTTTCACTCAACGGAAAAGAGAATGTTTCTGTTAGCAGTCTCTGTACGGTTTTTGCGGAATCTGAAGTAGTATCTCTTATTGGCGCTGACCATAAAGCAGCAGACATCTGCCGGGGATTACATATTTCTATTGCTAAACGTATCACTGCACAGGTCAAGAGAATTGGCCTGGAAGAAGAAATTGTTATGACGGGTGGAGTTGCAAAAAATATTGGTGTTGTAGCGGAGTTAGAGAGAAATCTTGGTTGTAAGATCAGGATATCGGAAGAACCTCAAATCAATGGGGCGCTTGGGGCTGCATTGATCGCCCTGGAAAAGGCACGATCAAAAGTCAGTACCTCCACATCCGTTTCCGGAAACACCTCAACGGAAATATCCATTGCGGAGTTTTCGGTAGAAGATCATAATTTGCCTAAGATTGGATATTTTTGTTCTTATACCCCGGTAGAACTTATTCGTGCTGCAGGATTTCATCCCGTCAGGATTAAGGGCGCTGAAAAGGAATCGTGTGCTGCTAATGAAGTGCTTTGTGGCAATATTTGCCCCTATATCAAAGCGGTTGTTGATCAAAAAATCAACGGTAATCTGGAAGATTTTAAAGGCATGGTATTCGTTAATTCATGTGATGGAATGCGCAGGCTCTATGATGCATGGATTCGATTGGACGAAGGGAAAAAGACATTTAACTATATCCTGGATATTCCAAAAAATACCGATGATGCCGCAGTTTATTACTATGCAAACCTGCTAAAAAATTTAAAGGAAAAGCTCGAATCGTATTTTACCTTGAAAATTCACCATGATGATATAAATCATAGTATTTCCCTGTATAATGCAGCCCGGGAAAGGGTACGGTTGTTTTTACAAAAGTACTGGAGCGGATACATCGGACAATCTGGATATGAAATATTTTCCTTATTAAAGAAGGGTGTTAACGTCCTTCCAGAGAAATTCAATGTATACCTGAATCATGTTATGAAGCAGAAAGGTGATGTTCGCGATACACGGGATATACCCCGGCTCTTTATCTGGGGTAGTATCATGGAGAACGAAAAAATTATGAAGGTCATTGAAGATGCTGGCGCCAAGGTCGTTGCCGAGGATTTATGTAACGGCAGCAGATACTTTGATGCCCAAATTAGCATGGGCAATGACCCCATTTTCTCTATTGCCAAAAGATACATCACGCGCGCTCCATGTTCCCGTATGGTAAACATCTTCGAGAGAATTAACAATGTATTAGCGATAATGCAGGAAAAATCGATTCATGGGGCAATTTACCATACCCTGAAGTTTTGCGATCATAATCTCTTGGATTATCCGGTGATTAAAAAGACATTCCACGAGAAAAATATTCCGCTCCTTCATCTTAATTGTGATTATACTGCAAGCAGTGAAGGGCAAATCAAGACACGTGTCGAGGCATTTCTCGAACAATTAACCAGCACTCCTAAGTAA
- a CDS encoding 2-hydroxyglutaryl-CoA dehydratase, with the protein MFVPSEILFAMGLYPFCLEIGAALFAGIGQSSRGLLEAESYGVPTDICSFHRSAIGHVSRNLFPKNILQAATTTLCDNNTKTTKICESMTGKETIVLDVPYEADDYSVNYLAKQLEDFTKRLEIVTGQKMRQEAFERAIEYSNQTREKMLEINELRKDPHSPLPGSNALGFMFPGYLLIGSPLSVEFFASLAAELREKIEESKRNNRIPPKDIIRILWLELKPYFNVDFLTKLERDQGVRIVFEETNYVYWDALDPQKPYESLAKKLITSHYNGPLERRIEVTKRLAREYEVDGVIVFSTWGCRRNNAAVPALKRELNKMGYPLLSLDGDCVDDHNYMPGQFSTRIEGFLEMLRGRKATTTSPHYETCAAGVA; encoded by the coding sequence ATGTTTGTCCCTTCAGAAATTCTTTTCGCTATGGGGCTGTATCCATTTTGTCTTGAAATCGGTGCAGCGCTCTTTGCAGGTATTGGACAAAGTTCACGAGGGCTCTTAGAGGCAGAATCATACGGAGTTCCTACTGATATTTGTTCCTTTCACCGGTCTGCAATCGGGCATGTATCCAGAAATCTATTTCCTAAAAACATCCTTCAGGCTGCAACTACAACACTATGCGACAATAATACAAAGACGACAAAGATATGTGAGTCTATGACGGGGAAAGAAACTATTGTCCTTGATGTTCCGTACGAGGCAGATGATTATTCTGTTAACTATCTTGCGAAGCAACTTGAGGATTTCACGAAACGGCTAGAAATCGTAACAGGTCAGAAGATGAGACAAGAGGCATTTGAAAGGGCGATAGAGTACTCAAATCAAACGCGAGAGAAAATGCTTGAAATCAATGAATTGAGAAAGGACCCGCATAGTCCTCTTCCCGGTAGTAATGCCCTGGGTTTTATGTTTCCCGGATACTTATTAATCGGTTCGCCTCTTTCAGTAGAGTTTTTTGCCAGCCTTGCCGCCGAGCTACGTGAAAAGATTGAAGAAAGCAAAAGAAATAACAGAATACCACCAAAAGATATTATAAGAATTCTCTGGCTAGAGCTAAAACCTTATTTTAATGTTGATTTTTTGACAAAATTAGAGAGAGACCAAGGGGTAAGGATCGTCTTTGAAGAAACGAATTACGTTTATTGGGATGCGTTAGACCCTCAAAAACCTTACGAGAGTTTGGCAAAGAAACTCATTACCAGCCATTATAATGGGCCATTGGAACGGCGTATTGAGGTTACCAAGAGGCTTGCCAGGGAATATGAGGTGGATGGTGTGATTGTTTTCTCAACATGGGGTTGTAGAAGAAATAACGCTGCTGTGCCTGCTCTAAAAAGAGAACTGAACAAAATGGGTTATCCACTGCTCAGCCTTGATGGAGATTGTGTGGATGATCATAACTATATGCCAGGACAGTTTTCTACAAGAATAGAAGGTTTTCTGGAAATGTTACGTGGAAGAAAAGCTACTACCACCAGTCCACACTATGAGACCTGTGCTGCTGGTGTGGCTTAA
- a CDS encoding ribonuclease, whose amino-acid sequence MIDPTPILQFIRSKKYSPMTAAELAEHFKIDDTEYQAFCNLLYDLEFSGEVVKIKQKQYADPKKVHLMVGTLECNPRGFGFVVPVKKGAGTGKDVYVNEEDMGSAMHGDLVVVRLPATAQIPKKKFEKKRGTSGQIVNILKRVNELVVGTFEKTKRMRFVAPDNPRLFKDIYIAEDVSKGAEPGDKVVAQITEWPSRHLNPEGEITEVLGKEGDPRVDLRSIIYQFKLPHTFNQKVLQETKHIPHYVSQEETGDRLDLRKNLMITIDPEDAKDFDDAVSLEKNKHGNWLLGVHIADVSHYVKPDTAIDDEARYRGTSVYLPGEVIPMLPEVLSNNICSLREGEDRLTKSVLITLDHRGHLIKAEIKHSIIKVTKRLTYNQATAILNNENTIRIADDAADMLRNMAHLAQLLFENRLNRGAIELDLPEVSLKLDDHGYVKDVEKVEKDISHKLIEECMLLANETVATFMFEKKMPLLCRTHPEPDEEDMWEFASFIRGLEQTKIDPFKSKQLQKLLDKIRGKPEAYTINLVLLKSMKQAIYAAGEGRHFALALDHYTHFTSPIRRYPDLIVHRILDQYFSGELSSAVIQNLWLTHLTEWAKHCSMTERRADDAEREIVKLRLLRFFENQVGNTFEGVITGIQEFGFFVQLNKYLLEGLVHIRTLADDIYRIDKKNMALIGTRRKRMYRIGEVVKVKIYKIDFLKREVDFIHCNNQKGEQDYIS is encoded by the coding sequence ATGATCGATCCTACCCCTATTCTTCAATTTATCCGTAGCAAAAAATACAGCCCTATGACTGCCGCTGAGCTGGCAGAACATTTTAAAATTGATGATACAGAATACCAAGCATTTTGTAATCTTTTGTATGATCTGGAATTTTCCGGTGAAGTTGTAAAGATTAAACAAAAACAGTACGCTGACCCCAAAAAGGTACATTTAATGGTGGGCACATTAGAATGCAACCCAAGGGGATTTGGTTTTGTTGTTCCGGTTAAAAAGGGCGCTGGCACTGGTAAAGATGTTTACGTCAATGAGGAAGATATGGGTTCTGCTATGCATGGAGATCTCGTGGTAGTACGATTACCCGCAACCGCCCAGATTCCCAAAAAAAAATTTGAAAAAAAAAGAGGCACATCAGGACAAATCGTTAACATATTAAAGCGTGTAAATGAATTGGTAGTAGGCACCTTCGAGAAAACGAAACGAATGCGGTTTGTTGCTCCTGACAACCCAAGGCTATTTAAAGATATTTATATTGCAGAAGATGTTTCAAAGGGTGCGGAACCCGGTGACAAAGTAGTTGCTCAAATTACCGAATGGCCGTCCAGACACCTTAATCCCGAAGGAGAAATAACTGAAGTACTGGGAAAAGAAGGCGATCCCAGGGTTGACCTCCGTTCCATTATCTATCAATTCAAACTACCGCATACCTTCAACCAAAAGGTACTACAGGAGACAAAACATATTCCTCATTACGTCTCTCAGGAAGAAACCGGGGATAGGCTCGATTTACGCAAAAATCTCATGATTACGATCGATCCTGAAGATGCCAAAGATTTTGATGATGCAGTATCGCTCGAAAAAAATAAGCACGGAAACTGGTTACTCGGTGTACACATTGCCGATGTATCACATTATGTAAAACCCGATACAGCTATTGATGACGAAGCCCGGTATCGGGGCACCAGCGTCTATTTACCAGGAGAGGTGATCCCCATGCTTCCTGAAGTGCTATCGAACAATATCTGTAGTTTGAGAGAAGGAGAGGACCGACTCACGAAAAGTGTTCTTATAACACTCGATCATAGGGGACATCTTATAAAGGCTGAGATTAAACACTCCATCATTAAGGTAACCAAACGATTAACATACAATCAAGCCACTGCCATTCTTAATAACGAAAATACCATACGCATAGCTGATGATGCTGCAGACATGCTGCGCAATATGGCACACCTCGCTCAATTACTTTTTGAAAACAGACTCAATCGAGGAGCCATAGAGCTAGATCTACCTGAAGTATCACTCAAATTAGATGATCATGGTTATGTTAAAGATGTAGAAAAGGTTGAAAAAGATATCTCTCATAAATTGATAGAAGAATGTATGCTCCTGGCAAACGAGACGGTAGCAACGTTCATGTTTGAAAAAAAGATGCCACTCTTGTGCCGTACTCATCCGGAACCCGACGAAGAAGATATGTGGGAGTTTGCAAGTTTTATTCGTGGATTGGAACAGACAAAAATAGACCCCTTTAAAAGTAAGCAATTACAAAAATTATTAGATAAAATACGGGGGAAACCTGAGGCTTATACGATCAATCTGGTACTTTTGAAATCTATGAAACAAGCAATTTATGCGGCAGGAGAAGGCAGGCATTTTGCACTTGCGCTGGATCACTATACTCACTTTACCTCGCCTATACGCCGCTATCCAGATTTAATTGTTCATAGAATTTTAGATCAATATTTTTCAGGCGAGCTGTCGTCTGCAGTGATACAGAACTTATGGTTGACTCATTTAACTGAATGGGCAAAACATTGCTCTATGACTGAACGGAGGGCGGATGACGCCGAGAGGGAAATTGTTAAATTACGATTACTCCGGTTCTTTGAAAATCAGGTTGGAAACACCTTTGAGGGTGTCATTACGGGCATTCAGGAATTTGGATTTTTTGTTCAACTCAATAAATACCTCCTGGAAGGACTTGTTCACATTCGCACCCTGGCAGACGATATCTATCGAATAGATAAAAAGAATATGGCGCTCATCGGTACCCGACGGAAACGAATGTATCGGATCGGAGAAGTTGTAAAAGTAAAGATCTATAAAATCGACTTTTTAAAACGAGAAGTTGATTTTATCCACTGCAATAATCAAAAAGGAGAACAAGACTATATTTCATAA